A genomic window from Luteolibacter sp. LG18 includes:
- a CDS encoding response regulator transcription factor: MPISVAIIEDDPGIREMLTRTIERAASLRFTRAFPSAEEALAELPELKPDVVIMDIQLPGINGVDCTLRLKELVPGTQVLVFTVFGDDDLVFKALEAGASGYLLKRTPRQAVIDAVRDVWHGGAPMSGEVARKVVESFRKPPKAKLEDAEQLTPREEEVLALLAKGYITKEIADQIGISFDTVRFHLKHIYRKLHVRSRSEALIKYLR, from the coding sequence ATGCCCATCAGCGTCGCCATCATCGAGGATGATCCCGGTATCCGGGAAATGCTCACCCGCACCATCGAGCGTGCGGCCAGCCTTCGTTTCACGCGGGCCTTTCCCTCCGCGGAGGAAGCGTTGGCGGAGCTGCCGGAGCTCAAGCCGGACGTGGTCATCATGGACATCCAGCTGCCGGGCATCAATGGCGTCGATTGCACGCTGCGGCTCAAGGAACTCGTGCCGGGGACGCAGGTGCTGGTGTTCACCGTGTTCGGGGATGATGACCTGGTGTTCAAGGCGCTCGAGGCCGGGGCCAGCGGCTATCTGCTGAAACGCACGCCGCGCCAGGCGGTGATCGACGCGGTGCGGGATGTCTGGCACGGCGGCGCGCCGATGAGCGGTGAGGTCGCGCGCAAGGTGGTCGAGTCGTTCCGGAAGCCGCCGAAGGCGAAGCTGGAGGACGCGGAGCAGCTCACGCCGCGCGAGGAGGAGGTCTTGGCCCTGCTGGCGAAGGGCTACATCACCAAGGAGATCGCGGACCAGATCGGCATCAGTTTCGACACGGTGCGTTTCCACCTGAAACACATCTATCGGAAGCTCCACGTGCGCTCCCGCAGCGAGGCGCTCATCAAGTATCTGAGGTAG